A segment of the Halovivax limisalsi genome:
GCGTTTCGGACCGCGCGCCGCGATCGGTGGTCGCGTGACTGACACACTCACTGGACAATCCGACGTCGAGTACGGGTGTCCGAGGGCCGAAATAGGGGATTTCGACCCGTAACCCCCGTGTACGGATATCCACTTCGGGACCGATCAGACGGACTGTGGTACCGGACGTGGTGGCTTTCTCGTCGTTCGACGGTAGTTGTATCAATGACTGTCACTCGCGGGGTGAATGGGGCTTTATCACCGACAGCGGAATAGGGGAAACTCCCAAGGTGGGCTTACGTCCGGAAGCGCGCGGCTCGTCAACGACGCCGATCGGGTGCGACGAGCGCCATCGCGCGTAAGGTAGGCCTACCGCGGGGGAGCAAGATACCATGAGGGACGACGACACGTCCGGAGCTCAGCAGCCGTACTCGCAACGTGGACAGCCAGCACCGCAGTTCCAACAGGGACAGCCACCACAGCAGTTCCAACAGGGACAGCCACCACACCAGTTCCAGCCACCACAGCAATTCCAACAGGGAGAGCCAACACAGCAGTTCCAGCAAGGCCAATCGCCCCAGCAAATCCCGCAGGGACAACCGTCGCAACAGTCCCAGCAGGTCCCAACACCGCAGCAGTCCTCACCACAGCCAACAGGCGGCCACACAACCGGGAATCAGCCGGTCCAGCATTCGCCACGGCAGGGCGGTCAGTCGGCACAGCAGCAGCCGTCGCAGGCAATTCCACCCCAGTCGTTCGAGCTCGGTCCACGACCCGCGTCGCAATCAGCCCCACAGTACGGGTCCCCCCAGATCGCTCCACAGGGTCACCGATCGCCCCAAGAAGGACCACAGATGGGACAGCAGAGCCCACAGACGATACAACAGCGCCCGCAGACGGGAGGCCAACAGTCATCCCAGCAAATGGAATTCCCCCGTCGTCAGTTCGGCGGATCGTCGCCGTCGCAGCTGTCTCGACCCGACGTCCGAGCGCAGTCCACACAACCGATTCCGTCGCAGCAATCGACCGGAACGGGGATCCGGCGGGAGCCGACTCAGGGGGAACAGGTCCCGCACACGGGCGTCCAGCAGACTCCATGGCAGGGCTACCAGTCGGGTATCGAAGGATCGATGCCGTCGAGCCAGTCGATCCCGGGCCAGACGCAATCGTACGCCCCGCAACAACGGTCGACTCCGCCCCACGCAGGAGGAGCCGGGCAGGGGACACTCTACCAGCCCGGACAATCGGCACTCGGTGAACGGACGACGGCCTCGCAGCTCGAAGGGAGCCAATCGAGTACGGGAGCGGTCGTCGACATGTTCGATTCCCCCGAAGAACTCACGATATTGGCGGATCTGCCGGGCTGCACCGGCGAGGACGTGAAGGTTCGTACCTCGAACAACACCCTCTACATCACGGCCGAGCGATCGGCGGACATCGACGGCGATTCCCAGCCCGTGATGCACGAACGCGCGGACAGGATCGAACGATCCATCCCCTTACCCGCCGACATCGAGGCGGAGGAGGCAGACGCCTCTTGCGAGAACGGCGTCTGTCGCATCACGCTCCCGAAGAAAGAGGAATCCAAGCAGCGCGAGATCGGGATCCACTGACCGCGACGCCGTCGATCGGCCCAGCTGTGAGTATCGTCGGTCGGAGATCGAGGGACCGCGATCCGACGGGTCTCGTTCGGGCCGGGGCTCGCGCCCCGTCGCGGCCCGTCCCGACGATCGTCTCGCGTCCGATCAGCGAATGTATCGATCTGGCGGCGTCTCGCCCTCGGCGGGCGAACTCACGGGTAGATCGACGAGCGGCTGCAGGTAAGTGATCCGGACGAGGTTCGGCCGACCGGTCGGTTCGACGACCGGATCGGTCGCCCGTTCGGGTACAGAAAGCGTCTCGCCCGCGTGAACGACCTGCGAGACGACTTCGTACCGCCTATCGGTCCGACAATCTGCTGCCACCTTGGAACACATGCTAATGAAACGCACTCACGTGGTGAAGCGTGAGATCGCGTATAAGTTTTGCGTCCAGGATCGGACCGCGCCGGATCGCCGGCCGCGACGGCTTCGAAAGCCACGATCGAACGATCCCGTCGACTGGAAGAAAATTTCCACCAGGTCGCTCCCGCGGCGTCGATGGCAGCGATCGGGGTGGTCGAGACTCGAAATCCGTTCTGAGATATATGGTGGCGCAGGTGAAACGGAACGGAGACGACGATGAGTTACGATCGAGCGCCTCCGGACGACCTGGCCACGGTTGGAATCCTCGGGGGCATGAGCAGCGAGTCGACGCGCGAGTACTACCGGGGAATCGACGAGGGGATCACCGACGAGCTCGGCGGCCACAACGCGGGCGACCTCGTCATCCGCAGCATCAACTTCGCCGAGATCGAACGCTGCATTCGGACCGACCGGTGGGACCGGGCCGGCGACCTCCTCGTCGACGCGGCGCTCGACCTCGAGGCCGCCGGCGCCGATTTCGTCGTCATGGCGACGAACACGATGCACCGCGTCGCGCCCCGACTGGTCGAGGCCCTCTCGATCCCGTTCGTCCACATCGTCGACGTCGCCGCCGAGGCGATCCGGGCCGACGGGCTCGAGACGGTCGGCGTCCTGGGAACCGCGGCCGTGATGGACGGGGACTTCTACCACGACCGATTCGCCGACCGCGGCATCGAGACGCTGGTTCCCGACGCGGACGACAGGGTCGCAGTCAACCGGATCATCTTCGACGAACTGACCCACGGCGAGGTGGTGGCCGACTCCCGTGAGCGCTATCTGGAGAGCATCGATCGGCTGGTCGATCGAGGCGCCGAGGGTGTCGTCCTGGGCTGTACGGAGATCGAACTGCTCGTCTCGCAGGCCGACCGGCCCGGGACGCCGATGTACGATACGACGGCGTTGCACGTCGAACGGGCGGTCGAACGAAGTCTGGACGGTCGGGGGAACTGACTGGCCCACCGGAACGACGCTTCCGGTCGGCTCGACTGCGGGAACCCATCGTGACAGCTTTTTTCGCCCTCCGGCTGAGAGCTGCGACCGAATCGAGGACGACGAACTTCCGCAGGCTCCGGGACGAAGCCGACGTCGAGAGCGCCCGCGTGAGCCGACGGTTCCGATCCGTCTCGCCACCGCTCGGCCGGACGACTCCCCGTGGCTCGCCACGGCGTGGAACTGAGGAACGGATCGACCGGACACGGGGACGAGACACGGTCGCTGGCCGGACTATTCGATCGGAACCGTCACTCACGCCATTCGCGACCCGGGTGACGCGAGAAACCCGGTCCGCGCGCGACCACCGACCGGGTCTCGATCGAGCGTCGCGTCGCGGCGCTCGTCTCGAAGGTCATCGGTTGAAGCGGCGACGAGACGCCGTCGGCGCCGTCGGATGGACCGTCACGTCAGTACTCGACGACGGCACCGTCTATCCGCGACCGGGTCACCTCGAGGGTGATGCGCTCGATCGGCGTCGACGGGGTGTCTTCGCCATCGCCTCGCATGCGATCGCCGGCGATCGCGATCTCGACGGAGTCCTCGAGGTCGCCGTCACGATGGCGTGCCCGAAGCGTGTCTGTGACGTCGACGAACTGGTTCTGCGGCGGGTGTGCCGGCGGCGCGATCCAGAAGTGAAAACAGCCGGCGCAGCGGTCGGACCCCGGATCGGGGTGTGACGACGGCGGATCGACGAAGACCCGGCCGTGAAACCACCCCGTCTCCGGCATCGCGATGTCCCGGGCCGCGACCACCACGCGGCCCGGCGCCTCGCCGGTGAGATACGGTTCGACCGTGGCCAGATCGACCGTACCCGAGAGGGTTGTGTCGGCGCCGAACGTCACGTCCTCCCCGAACGCGACCGTCGTCGGCGTTTCGAGGGACACGCTGGCCGTCCGGCGATGGGTCGACGGGTCGACCGCTGCCGGCGCCCCGTCGATTCGCGTCGGGTACGTGTACGATCGATCGGGCAGCTCGAGTACGTCCCGGACCGACACCGCGTCGACGACGGTCCCGTGCCTGTCGACCAGGTGCTCCTCGAAGGTCCAGTCGAGCCACGCCTCGTCGTCGGGATTCGGATGGCCGCGCGCGTTCCACTCCCACCACAGCCGGTCCACCATGCCGTGGTGGGCCCAGAACGCCGGATCGTTCGGGGACAGGCCCGTCGCCATGTCGCCGCCGACCCGGATGTGGACGTAGTCGTGGGCGGGCGACTCGAACGCCCCGGCGCCCGCACGGACGGATTCCCGCCTGTCTTCCGTCCCGGCCCAGCCCCCGATCGCGCGGAGGAAGTTGGGATCCTCGAGCCGGGGCGCGACTCGCTCGCGACCCGAGATCGTCGCGTCGAGCGCATTGTTCGGCGTCCGGCTGGCGTTCGTGAACGGCTCGCGTCGGAACAGCGCCGGCAAGGCCTGGTGGTCGAGCCAGTTCCAGTACGGGAGCGCGAAGGCCTCGGTGCCGGTCACCTCGCGGATGATCTCCTCGTGGTAGTGGAGGTACGCCCGGTGCCACGCGAGGAACAGCCAGTTGCCGTGCTCGCAGTTGCGAAAGCGCTTCAAATTCCCGTGGATGCGCACCTGATTGTCCCAGTTACGAGGGTCGCTCTCCGGCAGCGATCGCAGCGTCTCGATCCCCTCGGCCCACGTCCCCAAGATGTCGTTCGGGTCCGCGTCGGCAAGCGACCGCACCGGTCGCCGTTTCGGGACGGTCCCCGCCTCAGCCAGCCCCGTCCCCAGTACGCCCAGTCCAGCAATCGCTCCGCCCGTCTCGAGAAACGTCCGTCGTCTCATCTGGTGTGGCCACTATTTTTACCGTTACGTCTTAAATATTTATAGTGGAAATGGAGGAGAGTTATCGGCAGGTCGGTCGCCCGACGGGCAATCGAGCGCCTTCTGATCACCTGATCGAACTGCCCTACCCGCTGCGCCCGAATGCGCGAAGGAACCGTGCGACGAACCCGGGAAGTGATCGAGGCACGCGATGCGATCGAGGGGCGAAGCTGGTGAATCGCCAAACCACCGTGAGTGTTACCGGTGTGAACGCGGCGTGGGGCCGTCGTCGTGCTTCGCGGTCGAGGTCGAACCTCCTGCCGCGCTTTCGGAGAAATACGAAAATCGGGTGCGGTACTGCTGTGGGCAGTGTGCGGCCGGGATGAACCTGCCCGACGTCTCCCGGCGGTGGAAGGCAGGTGCTCGACGGAGGGGAGTCGCCGGACGGGTAATTCCGGTCTCCATCACTGCGATAGCTGACAGAGAACGTGGTTAGGCGCAGTATTAGAGCGTCAACACGGCCAGGACTGACCGAGTACTTGTCCTATTAGAGTAGCTCAAAACGGGGGTAGAACTACCGGAGTTCGTCCCGAAGCCGCGTCAGGGCCTGTCGCGCGGTTCGCGTGACGATCGACTTGCGCGTGTACTCGACGTCCCACGTCTCGAGCACCCGCCGCATCGCCGCGACGCCGGTCGATCGCCGGATCGCCTCCTGTTCGGCGTGTTTGAGCGGGTGACGGAGCCAGCTGTACTCGGCGTGGGCGTAGACGTCGGTCCGATCGCCCCGCCGCTCGAAGAGGACGACGTGGAGCTGGCGATCGGCGAGCCACGACGATCGGTACGTCCAGCTGCCGTCCGAATCGTTGCCGACCGGCGTGTAGTGGTACAGGCTCACCGGGTCCCAGGCGAAGCCGGCGTCGCGGAGTCGCTCCTCCACCGCCGCGATCGGGAGCGAGACCGTCGCGACGTAGCCCTTCGGCCAGACGTGGTACTCCGGCTGGCCGATCCGCTTTGCGACCCTGTCGATCGCGGGCCCGAGCCGCCGACGGAGTCGGCGAGCCATCGTCGGTCGAACGTCGGTCCCGAGCATCGATGCGAGCTACGCGACAGCGGGTGAAAAGAACCACTCAGCAGTTGCACCGTTCTGAAAGGGGTTCGCCGCAGGGACGACCACATTTTGTCATCGGGAGACTCGTAGCGACGGGTGCCCGACGGCAGTCGTGGCGCGGTTGATTCCGAGCGCTATCAGTAATTATATTACCCATCACGTCAACTATCAGCACGGAAGTCACGCGCTCCCCTGGGGGTAGAAATGCCCCGGGTGCTGGCACACCCGAGACGTGGCTTCCAAATCCCTAGCGGGGGATTTAGTCGCCATGTTACGCAACACACTTCCGAGACAAAAAGGTCTCGCACGCCTGTGGTACGGAGAGTCGAATCGCTATTCGTCGCTGACTTCGGAAGCCGGGGATTGGGTGTCGAGGTTCACCAACTGGCCTGGGGAACTGTACCGCGGTGGTCTCGGATGAAACCCGCCGAGGGATCGGGCGGTGGAGTCGGAGAGACGTCTTGCAATCGCGAGTGTTATCGGTGTGATCGCACCGTGGCACCGACGTCCCTGTTCACGATCGAGGTAG
Coding sequences within it:
- a CDS encoding Hsp20/alpha crystallin family protein; this encodes MFDSPEELTILADLPGCTGEDVKVRTSNNTLYITAERSADIDGDSQPVMHERADRIERSIPLPADIEAEEADASCENGVCRITLPKKEESKQREIGIH
- a CDS encoding aspartate/glutamate racemase family protein — encoded protein: MSYDRAPPDDLATVGILGGMSSESTREYYRGIDEGITDELGGHNAGDLVIRSINFAEIERCIRTDRWDRAGDLLVDAALDLEAAGADFVVMATNTMHRVAPRLVEALSIPFVHIVDVAAEAIRADGLETVGVLGTAAVMDGDFYHDRFADRGIETLVPDADDRVAVNRIIFDELTHGEVVADSRERYLESIDRLVDRGAEGVVLGCTEIELLVSQADRPGTPMYDTTALHVERAVERSLDGRGN
- a CDS encoding tyrosinase family protein encodes the protein MRRRTFLETGGAIAGLGVLGTGLAEAGTVPKRRPVRSLADADPNDILGTWAEGIETLRSLPESDPRNWDNQVRIHGNLKRFRNCEHGNWLFLAWHRAYLHYHEEIIREVTGTEAFALPYWNWLDHQALPALFRREPFTNASRTPNNALDATISGRERVAPRLEDPNFLRAIGGWAGTEDRRESVRAGAGAFESPAHDYVHIRVGGDMATGLSPNDPAFWAHHGMVDRLWWEWNARGHPNPDDEAWLDWTFEEHLVDRHGTVVDAVSVRDVLELPDRSYTYPTRIDGAPAAVDPSTHRRTASVSLETPTTVAFGEDVTFGADTTLSGTVDLATVEPYLTGEAPGRVVVAARDIAMPETGWFHGRVFVDPPSSHPDPGSDRCAGCFHFWIAPPAHPPQNQFVDVTDTLRARHRDGDLEDSVEIAIAGDRMRGDGEDTPSTPIERITLEVTRSRIDGAVVEY